A part of Planococcus sp. MB-3u-03 genomic DNA contains:
- a CDS encoding glycerol-3-phosphate responsive antiterminator: MVKLKGVVPVMRNLKEFERLLASDQETIIFLEVRLAQLKPLVAAAKKAGKKVILHADLIQGLKTDAYGIEYLVREVKPDGIVSTRSNVIALAKKNKLTTIQRLFLLDSHALEHNLSLIDQVKPDYIELLPGLIPSIIKEVHERTGIPIIAGGLIRTREDIELAYQGGAEAVSTSQPELWDT, translated from the coding sequence TTGGTTAAGTTAAAAGGCGTGGTGCCTGTCATGCGCAACCTGAAGGAATTTGAACGGCTGCTTGCCAGTGACCAGGAGACCATCATTTTCCTGGAAGTCAGGCTCGCCCAGCTCAAGCCGCTTGTCGCGGCTGCCAAGAAAGCAGGCAAGAAAGTCATCTTGCATGCTGATTTGATCCAAGGCCTGAAAACAGACGCTTACGGCATTGAGTATTTGGTCCGTGAAGTGAAACCGGATGGCATCGTCTCGACAAGAAGTAATGTCATCGCTCTTGCGAAAAAAAATAAATTGACGACGATCCAGCGATTGTTCCTGCTAGACAGCCATGCGCTCGAACATAATTTAAGCTTGATCGATCAAGTAAAACCCGATTACATCGAATTATTGCCAGGGCTCATCCCGTCAATCATCAAAGAAGTGCACGAACGGACCGGCATCCCCATCATTGCAGGCGGCTTGATCCGCACAAGGGAAGATATCGAACTTGCATACCAAGGCGGGGCGGAAGCCGTCTCGACCTCCCAGCCAGAACTGTGGGATACCTGA
- a CDS encoding MBL fold metallo-hydrolase: MRVKKVQNVYQLAFMPTLFPVNCYLVEEQEGLTLVDCALGFAARDIALAAKTIGKPITEIALTHAHIDHVGALDALKKQFPAAQVSVSEREAKILSGDKSTSPEDAGKPVKGGIPKNIQTTPDRLLQEGDRVGSLEVVLSPGHSPGSISFFDRRSGVLISGDAFQTRGGTAVSGTFKPLFPFPAMATWDKRTALDSAKKLTLLQPSFLAVGHGRLLDHPVRFMEQAIRDAEQKLKP; the protein is encoded by the coding sequence ATGCGGGTCAAGAAAGTACAGAATGTTTATCAACTTGCTTTTATGCCTACATTGTTTCCAGTGAATTGTTATTTGGTCGAAGAACAGGAAGGCTTGACGCTCGTCGATTGCGCTTTAGGTTTCGCGGCTAGGGACATCGCTTTGGCGGCAAAAACCATCGGCAAACCGATTACAGAAATCGCGCTGACGCATGCACATATCGATCACGTTGGCGCACTTGATGCTTTGAAGAAACAGTTTCCCGCAGCGCAAGTCTCTGTCTCGGAAAGGGAAGCGAAAATCCTTTCGGGGGATAAAAGCACTTCGCCTGAAGATGCGGGCAAGCCTGTTAAAGGCGGAATCCCGAAAAATATCCAGACGACACCCGACCGCCTACTGCAAGAAGGCGACCGGGTCGGCTCACTCGAAGTCGTGCTATCCCCTGGGCATTCCCCGGGATCGATTTCCTTTTTCGATAGACGCTCAGGCGTCCTCATCTCAGGAGATGCCTTCCAGACACGCGGAGGCACAGCGGTTTCCGGAACCTTCAAGCCGCTGTTCCCATTTCCGGCCATGGCGACATGGGACAAGCGTACAGCACTCGACAGCGCCAAGAAATTGACCTTGCTGCAGCCAAGCTTCCTCGCTGTCGGGCACGGTCGCCTGCTTGACCATCCCGTGCGCTTCATGGAACAAGCAATCCGCGATGCCGAGCAAAAATTAAAACCCTAG